A genomic window from Macaca thibetana thibetana isolate TM-01 chromosome 16, ASM2454274v1, whole genome shotgun sequence includes:
- the SEZ6 gene encoding seizure protein 6 homolog isoform X2, with amino-acid sequence MRPAALLLLPSLLALLAHGLSSEAPTMGKGQAPGIEETDGELTAAPTPEQPERGVHFVTTAPTLKLLNHHPLLEEFLQEGLEKGDEELRPALPFQPDPPTPFTPSPLPRLANQDSRPVFTSPTPATAAVPTQPQSKEGPWSLESEPPVLRITAPLPPGPSMAVPTLGPGERPSTTPPSRAWTPTQEGPGDMGRPWVPEVVSQGAGIGIQGTIASSTASGDDEETTTTTTTTTIITTTITTVQTPGPCSWNFSGPEGSLDSPTDLSSPPDVGLDCFFYISVYPGYGVEIKVQNISLREGETVTVEGLGGPDPLPLANQSFLLRGQVIRSPTHQAALRFQSLPPPAGPGTFHFHYQAYLLSCHFPHRPAYGDVTVTSLHPGGSARFHCATGYQLKGARHLTCLNATQPFWDSKEPVCIAACGGVIRNATTGRIVSPGFPGNYSNNLTCHWLLEAPEGQRLHLHFEKVSLAEDDDRLIIRNGDNVEAPPVYDSYEVEYLPIEGLLSSGKHFFVELSTDSSGAAAGMALRYEAFQQGHCYEPFVKYGNFSSSAPTYPVGTTVEFSCDPGYTLEQGSIIIECVDPHDPQWNETEPACRAVCSGEITDSAGVVLSPNWPEPYGRGQDCIWGVHVEEDKRIMLDVRVLRIGPGDVLTFYDGDDLTARVLGQYSGPHSHFKLFTSMADVTIQFQSDPGTSVLGYQQGFVIHFFEVPRNDTCPELPEIPNGWKSPSQPDLVHGTVVTYQCYPGYQVVGSSVLMCQWDLTWSEDLPSCQRVTSCHDPGDVEHSRRLISSPKFPVGATVQYICDQGFVLTGTSILTCHDRQAGSPKWSDRAPKCLLEQLKPCHGLSAPENGARSPEKRLHPAGATIHFSCAPGYVLKGQASIKCVPGHPSHWSDPPPICKAASLDGFYNSRSLDVAKAPAASSTLDAAHIAAAIFLPLVAMVLLVGGVYFYFSRLQGKSSLQLPRTRPRPYNRITVESAFDNPTYETGETREYEVSI; translated from the exons GACTCTCTTCAGAGGCCCCAACCATGGGGAAAGGACAAGCCCCAGGCATCGAGGAGACAGATGGCGAGCTGACAGCAGCCCCCACACCTGAGCAGCCAGAACGAGGCGTCCACTTTGTCACCACAGCCCCCACCTTGAAGCTGCTCAACCACCACCCGCTGCTTGAGGAATTCCTACAAGAGGGGCTGGAGAAGGGAGATGAGGAGCTGAGACCAGCGCTGCCCTTCCAGCCTGACCCACCTACACCCTTCACCCCGAGTCCCCTTCCCCGCCTAGCCAACCAGGACAGCCGCCCTGTCTTTACCAGCCCCACTCCAGCCACGGCTGCGGTACCCACCCAGCCCCAGTCCAAGGAGGGGCCCTGGAGTCTGGAGTCAGAGCCCCCTGTGCTTCGAATCACAGCTCCCCTACCTCCAGGGCCCAGCATGGCAGTGCCCACCCTAGGCCCAGGGGAGAGACCCAGCACTACACCCCCTAGCAGAGCCTGGACACCAACCCAAGAGGGTCCTGGAGACATGGGAAGGCCATGGGTTCCAGAGGTTGTGTCCCAGGGCGCAGGGATTGGGATCCAGGGGACCATCGCCTCCTCCACAGCTTCAGGAGACGATGAGgagaccaccaccaccaccaccaccaccaccatcatcaccaccaccatcaccacagtccAGACACCAG gccccTGTAGCTGGAATTTCTCAGGCCCAGAGGGCTCTCTGGACTCCCCTACAGACCTCAGCTCACCCCCTGATGTTGGCCTGGACTGCTTCTTCTACATCTCTGTCTACCCTGGCTATGGTGTGGAAATCAAG GTCCAGAATATCAGCCTCCGGGAAGGGGAGACAGTGACCGTGGAGGGCCTGGGGGGGCCTGacccactgcccctggccaacCAGTCTTTCTTGCTACGGGGTCAAGTCATCCGCAGCCCCACCCACCAAGCGGCCCTGAGGTTCCAGAGCCTCCCACCACCGGCTGGCCCTGGCACCTTCCATTTCCATTACCAAG CCTATCTCCTGAGCTGCCACTTTCCCCATCGTCCAGCTTATGGAGATGTGACTGTCACCAGCCTCCACCCAGGGGGTAGTGCCCGCTTCCATTGTGCCACTGGCTACCAGCTGAAGGGCGCCAGGCATCTCACCTGTCTCAATGCCACCCAGCCCTTCTGGGATTCAAAGGAGCCAGTCTGCATCG CTGCCTGCGGCGGAGTGATCCGCAACGCTACCACCGGCCGCATCGTCTCTCCAGGCTTCCCGGGCAACTACAGCAACAACCTCACCTGTCACTGGCTGCTTGAAGCTCCTGAGGGCCAGCGGCTACACTTGCACTTTGAGAAGGTTTCCCTGGCAGAGGATGATGACAG GCTCATCATTCGCAATGGGGACAACGTGGAGGCCCCACCGGTGTATGATTCCTATGAGGTGGAATACCTGCCCATTGAGGGCCTGCTCAGCTCTGGCAAACACTTCTTTGTCGAGCTCAGTACTGACAGCAGCGGGGCAGCTGCAGGCATGGCCCTGCGCTATGAGG CCTTCCAGCAGGGCCATTGCtatgagccctttgtcaaatACGGCAACTTCAGCAGCAGCGCACCCACCTACCCTGTGGGTACGACTGTGGAGTTCAGCTGCGACCCTGGCTACACCCTGGAGCAGGGCTCCATCATCATCGAGTGTGTTGACCCCCACGACCCCCAGTGGAATGAGACAGAGCCAGCCTGCCGAG CCGTGTGCAGCGGGGAGATCACAGACTCAGCTGGTGTGGTGCTCTCTCCCAACTGGCCAGAGCCCTACGGTCGTGGACAGGATTGCATCTGGGGTGTGCATGTGGAAGAGGACAAGCGCATCATGCTGGACGTCCGAGT GCTGCGCATAGGCCCTGGTGATGTACTTACCTTCTATGATGGGGATGACCTGACAGCCCGGGTCCTGGGCCAGTACTCAGGGCCCCATAGCCACTTCAAGCTCTTTACCTCCATGGCTGATGTCACCATTCAGTTCCAGTCGGACCCCGGGACCTCAGTGCTGGGCTACCAGCAGGGCTTCGTCATCCACTTCTTTG AGGTGCCCCGCAATGACACATGTCCGGAGCTGCCTGAGATTCCCAATGGCTGGAAGAGCCCATCGCAGCCTGATCTAGTGCACGGCACTGTGGTCACTTACCAGTGCTACCCTGGCTACCAGGTGGTGGGATCCAGTGTCCTCATGTGCCAATGGGACCTGACTTGGAGTGAGGACCTGCCCTCATGCCAGAGGG TGACTTCCTGCCATGATCCCGGAGATGTGGAGCACAGCCGACGCCTCATATCCAGCCCCAAGTTTCCTGTGGGGGCCACCGTGCAATATATCTGTGACCAGGGTTTTGTGCTGACGGGCACCTCCATCCTCACCTGCCATGATCGCCAGGCCGGCAGCCCCAAGTGGAGTGACCGGGCCCCTAAATGTCTCC TGGAACAGCTGAAGCCATGCCATGGTCTCAGTGCCCCTGAGAATGGTGCCCGAAGTCCTGAGAAGCGGCTACATCCAGCAGGGGCCACCATCCACTTCTCTTGTGCCCCTGGCTATGTGCTGAAAGGCCAGGCCAGCATCAAGTGTGTGCCTGGGCACCCCTCACATTGGAGTGACCCCCCACCCATCTGTAAGGCTG CCTCTCTGGATGGGTTCTACAACAGCCGCAGCCTGGATG TTGCCAAGGCGCCTGCTGCTTCCAGCACCCTGGATGCTGCCCACATTGCAGCTGCCATCTTCTTGCCACTGGTGGCGATGGTGTTGTTGGTAGGAGGTGTATACTTCTACTTCTCCAG GCTCCAGGGAAAAAGCTCCCTGCAGCTGCCCCGCACACGCCCCCGCCCCTACAACCGCATTACCGTAGAGTCAGCGTTTGACAATCCAACTTACGAGACTGGA GAGACGAGAGAATATGAAGTTTCCATCTAG
- the SEZ6 gene encoding seizure protein 6 homolog isoform X1 — protein sequence MRPAALLLLPSLLALLAHGLSSEAPTMGKGQAPGIEETDGELTAAPTPEQPERGVHFVTTAPTLKLLNHHPLLEEFLQEGLEKGDEELRPALPFQPDPPTPFTPSPLPRLANQDSRPVFTSPTPATAAVPTQPQSKEGPWSLESEPPVLRITAPLPPGPSMAVPTLGPGERPSTTPPSRAWTPTQEGPGDMGRPWVPEVVSQGAGIGIQGTIASSTASGDDEETTTTTTTTTIITTTITTVQTPGPCSWNFSGPEGSLDSPTDLSSPPDVGLDCFFYISVYPGYGVEIKVQNISLREGETVTVEGLGGPDPLPLANQSFLLRGQVIRSPTHQAALRFQSLPPPAGPGTFHFHYQAYLLSCHFPHRPAYGDVTVTSLHPGGSARFHCATGYQLKGARHLTCLNATQPFWDSKEPVCIAACGGVIRNATTGRIVSPGFPGNYSNNLTCHWLLEAPEGQRLHLHFEKVSLAEDDDRLIIRNGDNVEAPPVYDSYEVEYLPIEGLLSSGKHFFVELSTDSSGAAAGMALRYEAFQQGHCYEPFVKYGNFSSSAPTYPVGTTVEFSCDPGYTLEQGSIIIECVDPHDPQWNETEPACRAVCSGEITDSAGVVLSPNWPEPYGRGQDCIWGVHVEEDKRIMLDVRVLRIGPGDVLTFYDGDDLTARVLGQYSGPHSHFKLFTSMADVTIQFQSDPGTSVLGYQQGFVIHFFEVPRNDTCPELPEIPNGWKSPSQPDLVHGTVVTYQCYPGYQVVGSSVLMCQWDLTWSEDLPSCQRVTSCHDPGDVEHSRRLISSPKFPVGATVQYICDQGFVLTGTSILTCHDRQAGSPKWSDRAPKCLLEQLKPCHGLSAPENGARSPEKRLHPAGATIHFSCAPGYVLKGQASIKCVPGHPSHWSDPPPICKAASLDGFYNSRSLDVAKAPAASSTLDAAHIAAAIFLPLVAMVLLVGGVYFYFSRLQGKSSLQLPRTRPRPYNRITVESAFDNPTYETGSLSFAGDERI from the exons GACTCTCTTCAGAGGCCCCAACCATGGGGAAAGGACAAGCCCCAGGCATCGAGGAGACAGATGGCGAGCTGACAGCAGCCCCCACACCTGAGCAGCCAGAACGAGGCGTCCACTTTGTCACCACAGCCCCCACCTTGAAGCTGCTCAACCACCACCCGCTGCTTGAGGAATTCCTACAAGAGGGGCTGGAGAAGGGAGATGAGGAGCTGAGACCAGCGCTGCCCTTCCAGCCTGACCCACCTACACCCTTCACCCCGAGTCCCCTTCCCCGCCTAGCCAACCAGGACAGCCGCCCTGTCTTTACCAGCCCCACTCCAGCCACGGCTGCGGTACCCACCCAGCCCCAGTCCAAGGAGGGGCCCTGGAGTCTGGAGTCAGAGCCCCCTGTGCTTCGAATCACAGCTCCCCTACCTCCAGGGCCCAGCATGGCAGTGCCCACCCTAGGCCCAGGGGAGAGACCCAGCACTACACCCCCTAGCAGAGCCTGGACACCAACCCAAGAGGGTCCTGGAGACATGGGAAGGCCATGGGTTCCAGAGGTTGTGTCCCAGGGCGCAGGGATTGGGATCCAGGGGACCATCGCCTCCTCCACAGCTTCAGGAGACGATGAGgagaccaccaccaccaccaccaccaccaccatcatcaccaccaccatcaccacagtccAGACACCAG gccccTGTAGCTGGAATTTCTCAGGCCCAGAGGGCTCTCTGGACTCCCCTACAGACCTCAGCTCACCCCCTGATGTTGGCCTGGACTGCTTCTTCTACATCTCTGTCTACCCTGGCTATGGTGTGGAAATCAAG GTCCAGAATATCAGCCTCCGGGAAGGGGAGACAGTGACCGTGGAGGGCCTGGGGGGGCCTGacccactgcccctggccaacCAGTCTTTCTTGCTACGGGGTCAAGTCATCCGCAGCCCCACCCACCAAGCGGCCCTGAGGTTCCAGAGCCTCCCACCACCGGCTGGCCCTGGCACCTTCCATTTCCATTACCAAG CCTATCTCCTGAGCTGCCACTTTCCCCATCGTCCAGCTTATGGAGATGTGACTGTCACCAGCCTCCACCCAGGGGGTAGTGCCCGCTTCCATTGTGCCACTGGCTACCAGCTGAAGGGCGCCAGGCATCTCACCTGTCTCAATGCCACCCAGCCCTTCTGGGATTCAAAGGAGCCAGTCTGCATCG CTGCCTGCGGCGGAGTGATCCGCAACGCTACCACCGGCCGCATCGTCTCTCCAGGCTTCCCGGGCAACTACAGCAACAACCTCACCTGTCACTGGCTGCTTGAAGCTCCTGAGGGCCAGCGGCTACACTTGCACTTTGAGAAGGTTTCCCTGGCAGAGGATGATGACAG GCTCATCATTCGCAATGGGGACAACGTGGAGGCCCCACCGGTGTATGATTCCTATGAGGTGGAATACCTGCCCATTGAGGGCCTGCTCAGCTCTGGCAAACACTTCTTTGTCGAGCTCAGTACTGACAGCAGCGGGGCAGCTGCAGGCATGGCCCTGCGCTATGAGG CCTTCCAGCAGGGCCATTGCtatgagccctttgtcaaatACGGCAACTTCAGCAGCAGCGCACCCACCTACCCTGTGGGTACGACTGTGGAGTTCAGCTGCGACCCTGGCTACACCCTGGAGCAGGGCTCCATCATCATCGAGTGTGTTGACCCCCACGACCCCCAGTGGAATGAGACAGAGCCAGCCTGCCGAG CCGTGTGCAGCGGGGAGATCACAGACTCAGCTGGTGTGGTGCTCTCTCCCAACTGGCCAGAGCCCTACGGTCGTGGACAGGATTGCATCTGGGGTGTGCATGTGGAAGAGGACAAGCGCATCATGCTGGACGTCCGAGT GCTGCGCATAGGCCCTGGTGATGTACTTACCTTCTATGATGGGGATGACCTGACAGCCCGGGTCCTGGGCCAGTACTCAGGGCCCCATAGCCACTTCAAGCTCTTTACCTCCATGGCTGATGTCACCATTCAGTTCCAGTCGGACCCCGGGACCTCAGTGCTGGGCTACCAGCAGGGCTTCGTCATCCACTTCTTTG AGGTGCCCCGCAATGACACATGTCCGGAGCTGCCTGAGATTCCCAATGGCTGGAAGAGCCCATCGCAGCCTGATCTAGTGCACGGCACTGTGGTCACTTACCAGTGCTACCCTGGCTACCAGGTGGTGGGATCCAGTGTCCTCATGTGCCAATGGGACCTGACTTGGAGTGAGGACCTGCCCTCATGCCAGAGGG TGACTTCCTGCCATGATCCCGGAGATGTGGAGCACAGCCGACGCCTCATATCCAGCCCCAAGTTTCCTGTGGGGGCCACCGTGCAATATATCTGTGACCAGGGTTTTGTGCTGACGGGCACCTCCATCCTCACCTGCCATGATCGCCAGGCCGGCAGCCCCAAGTGGAGTGACCGGGCCCCTAAATGTCTCC TGGAACAGCTGAAGCCATGCCATGGTCTCAGTGCCCCTGAGAATGGTGCCCGAAGTCCTGAGAAGCGGCTACATCCAGCAGGGGCCACCATCCACTTCTCTTGTGCCCCTGGCTATGTGCTGAAAGGCCAGGCCAGCATCAAGTGTGTGCCTGGGCACCCCTCACATTGGAGTGACCCCCCACCCATCTGTAAGGCTG CCTCTCTGGATGGGTTCTACAACAGCCGCAGCCTGGATG TTGCCAAGGCGCCTGCTGCTTCCAGCACCCTGGATGCTGCCCACATTGCAGCTGCCATCTTCTTGCCACTGGTGGCGATGGTGTTGTTGGTAGGAGGTGTATACTTCTACTTCTCCAG GCTCCAGGGAAAAAGCTCCCTGCAGCTGCCCCGCACACGCCCCCGCCCCTACAACCGCATTACCGTAGAGTCAGCGTTTGACAATCCAACTTACGAGACTGGA TCTCTTTCCTTTGCAGGAGACGAGAGAATATGA
- the SEZ6 gene encoding seizure protein 6 homolog isoform X3: MALRYEAFQQGHCYEPFVKYGNFSSSAPTYPVGTTVEFSCDPGYTLEQGSIIIECVDPHDPQWNETEPACRAVCSGEITDSAGVVLSPNWPEPYGRGQDCIWGVHVEEDKRIMLDVRVLRIGPGDVLTFYDGDDLTARVLGQYSGPHSHFKLFTSMADVTIQFQSDPGTSVLGYQQGFVIHFFEVPRNDTCPELPEIPNGWKSPSQPDLVHGTVVTYQCYPGYQVVGSSVLMCQWDLTWSEDLPSCQRVTSCHDPGDVEHSRRLISSPKFPVGATVQYICDQGFVLTGTSILTCHDRQAGSPKWSDRAPKCLLEQLKPCHGLSAPENGARSPEKRLHPAGATIHFSCAPGYVLKGQASIKCVPGHPSHWSDPPPICKAASLDGFYNSRSLDVAKAPAASSTLDAAHIAAAIFLPLVAMVLLVGGVYFYFSRLQGKSSLQLPRTRPRPYNRITVESAFDNPTYETGSLSFAGDERI, encoded by the exons ATGGCCCTGCGCTATGAGG CCTTCCAGCAGGGCCATTGCtatgagccctttgtcaaatACGGCAACTTCAGCAGCAGCGCACCCACCTACCCTGTGGGTACGACTGTGGAGTTCAGCTGCGACCCTGGCTACACCCTGGAGCAGGGCTCCATCATCATCGAGTGTGTTGACCCCCACGACCCCCAGTGGAATGAGACAGAGCCAGCCTGCCGAG CCGTGTGCAGCGGGGAGATCACAGACTCAGCTGGTGTGGTGCTCTCTCCCAACTGGCCAGAGCCCTACGGTCGTGGACAGGATTGCATCTGGGGTGTGCATGTGGAAGAGGACAAGCGCATCATGCTGGACGTCCGAGT GCTGCGCATAGGCCCTGGTGATGTACTTACCTTCTATGATGGGGATGACCTGACAGCCCGGGTCCTGGGCCAGTACTCAGGGCCCCATAGCCACTTCAAGCTCTTTACCTCCATGGCTGATGTCACCATTCAGTTCCAGTCGGACCCCGGGACCTCAGTGCTGGGCTACCAGCAGGGCTTCGTCATCCACTTCTTTG AGGTGCCCCGCAATGACACATGTCCGGAGCTGCCTGAGATTCCCAATGGCTGGAAGAGCCCATCGCAGCCTGATCTAGTGCACGGCACTGTGGTCACTTACCAGTGCTACCCTGGCTACCAGGTGGTGGGATCCAGTGTCCTCATGTGCCAATGGGACCTGACTTGGAGTGAGGACCTGCCCTCATGCCAGAGGG TGACTTCCTGCCATGATCCCGGAGATGTGGAGCACAGCCGACGCCTCATATCCAGCCCCAAGTTTCCTGTGGGGGCCACCGTGCAATATATCTGTGACCAGGGTTTTGTGCTGACGGGCACCTCCATCCTCACCTGCCATGATCGCCAGGCCGGCAGCCCCAAGTGGAGTGACCGGGCCCCTAAATGTCTCC TGGAACAGCTGAAGCCATGCCATGGTCTCAGTGCCCCTGAGAATGGTGCCCGAAGTCCTGAGAAGCGGCTACATCCAGCAGGGGCCACCATCCACTTCTCTTGTGCCCCTGGCTATGTGCTGAAAGGCCAGGCCAGCATCAAGTGTGTGCCTGGGCACCCCTCACATTGGAGTGACCCCCCACCCATCTGTAAGGCTG CCTCTCTGGATGGGTTCTACAACAGCCGCAGCCTGGATG TTGCCAAGGCGCCTGCTGCTTCCAGCACCCTGGATGCTGCCCACATTGCAGCTGCCATCTTCTTGCCACTGGTGGCGATGGTGTTGTTGGTAGGAGGTGTATACTTCTACTTCTCCAG GCTCCAGGGAAAAAGCTCCCTGCAGCTGCCCCGCACACGCCCCCGCCCCTACAACCGCATTACCGTAGAGTCAGCGTTTGACAATCCAACTTACGAGACTGGA TCTCTTTCCTTTGCAGGAGACGAGAGAATATGA